One genomic segment of Paraburkholderia caffeinilytica includes these proteins:
- a CDS encoding histidine phosphatase family protein: protein MTRFRGFLHGVALSVGGLCAGALTLPAAHAADSNIETLVFVRHGEKPANGYGQLNCQGLNRALALPAVIAAKFGKPDAIYAPDPGQQKDDSGHPYYYVRPLATIEPTAIQFQMPVQTPYGFAQIDQLGTALVNPANRNKLIVIAWEHKLIVKLLRQMISTHGGHAADVPNWQSDDFDSIYIVRLDWQNGTARATFKLDRQGLNDRAADCPCAALPGAPSAAAAGASAGSPD, encoded by the coding sequence ATGACCCGTTTCCGCGGATTCCTGCATGGCGTCGCACTCTCCGTCGGCGGTTTGTGTGCTGGCGCACTGACGTTGCCCGCGGCCCATGCGGCGGACAGCAATATCGAGACGCTCGTATTCGTGCGTCACGGCGAGAAACCGGCCAACGGTTATGGCCAGCTCAATTGCCAGGGACTCAACCGCGCGCTTGCATTACCGGCAGTGATCGCCGCCAAGTTCGGCAAGCCGGACGCGATCTACGCGCCCGATCCCGGCCAGCAAAAAGACGACAGCGGCCATCCCTATTACTACGTTCGGCCGCTTGCGACCATCGAACCCACTGCCATCCAGTTCCAGATGCCGGTGCAAACGCCGTACGGCTTCGCCCAGATCGACCAACTCGGCACAGCGCTCGTCAATCCGGCCAATCGCAACAAGCTGATTGTCATTGCATGGGAGCACAAGCTGATCGTGAAGTTGCTGCGCCAGATGATCAGCACGCATGGCGGTCATGCCGCCGATGTCCCGAACTGGCAAAGCGACGACTTCGACAGTATTTATATTGTTCGCCTCGACTGGCAAAACGGCACGGCCCGCGCCACGTTCAAACTTGACCGCCAGGGATTGAACGACCGCGCTGCGGATTGCCCATGCGCGGCGCTGCCGGGAGCGCCTTCCGCGGCTGCGGCGGGTGCTTCCGCTGGCTCGCCTGATTAA
- a CDS encoding tetratricopeptide repeat protein, whose protein sequence is MTLLYEQPTAEPLTPEQQLEHDIALVLETALEQHHKGEFDDAEALYRAILDARPNHADVLYNLAVLQVQVGRPADGVPLFEQSLGLQPQNGQYWTGYINALIDAGETAAAWLALEMGQKQGLKGPAVDGLIVRMANPDHVIQTFPVVPQQAAAEATSPSAETSAPPAAENVRTTTIASGRRVSQPETLRYTTLYNKGNIAEALKLARSLTQRFPADGNTWRWLGIALHRLGRYDDAIAPLRRASELIPEELEGRTVLADTLRLKGLQAEAERECRAILAISPDYAEAQRIFGMTLVHQGRVPEGLAAARRAIELAPGNSAMHSTLGVLLLDVGFVADAEQAFRAALEKDPKDPIAANNFLFTLSHNPEVDPDTLFAEHTRFARRHEDPVRAQWPRHVNKRSPERKLKIGLVSGDLFRHAVASYLLPIMEHLAKDPTLSLHVYNNHIAEDSYTQMLRNCADEWQQITGMPDAQLANKIRDERIDILFDLSGHTGRNRLLTFARKPAPIQVTWMGYPGTTGLSAMDYYLVDKHGVPFGPAEQMFTEKVVHLPSSATFLPEKSAPPVNILPAMHNGYVTFGSFNRLNKLRPDVIALWAELLRALPTARMLLGAIATSEDEQLLTDWFASEGIERERLMFRRRSSIPVYLQQHFHVDICLDTFPYTGSTTVLNSLWMGVPTLTIAGNTLASRAGTTWMSHVGLDDFVVEKKEAFVARGVALASDIPALAAIRSGLRERCAASAAFRPEVVAAGVSRALRIMWRRWCAGEPAAAFEVSMEDVAGAAIETPIESDTGEAK, encoded by the coding sequence ATGACTCTCCTGTACGAGCAGCCGACTGCTGAACCCTTGACGCCCGAACAACAGCTCGAGCACGACATCGCGCTCGTTCTGGAAACGGCGCTGGAGCAGCATCACAAGGGCGAATTCGACGACGCCGAAGCGCTGTACCGGGCGATTCTCGATGCGCGGCCGAACCACGCCGACGTGCTTTACAACCTCGCCGTGCTGCAGGTTCAGGTCGGCCGCCCAGCAGACGGGGTGCCACTTTTCGAGCAGAGCCTGGGGCTCCAGCCGCAAAACGGCCAATATTGGACCGGCTACATCAACGCCTTGATCGACGCCGGCGAAACCGCCGCGGCGTGGCTTGCGCTCGAGATGGGCCAGAAGCAGGGGCTGAAAGGCCCGGCCGTGGACGGCCTGATCGTGCGGATGGCAAATCCCGACCATGTCATTCAAACTTTCCCGGTCGTGCCCCAACAGGCTGCGGCAGAAGCGACCTCGCCTTCAGCCGAAACGAGCGCGCCGCCCGCGGCGGAAAACGTCCGGACGACGACGATTGCATCGGGCCGGCGGGTCAGCCAGCCGGAAACCCTCCGTTACACCACGCTCTATAACAAAGGCAATATCGCCGAGGCGCTCAAGCTCGCCCGGTCCCTCACCCAACGTTTCCCCGCCGATGGCAACACCTGGCGCTGGCTGGGCATCGCCCTGCACCGCCTCGGCCGCTATGACGATGCCATCGCCCCGCTGCGCAGAGCTTCGGAACTCATTCCCGAGGAACTCGAAGGCCGCACCGTGCTGGCGGACACGCTGCGCCTGAAAGGGTTGCAGGCGGAAGCCGAACGGGAGTGCCGCGCAATTCTCGCGATCAGCCCGGATTACGCCGAGGCGCAGCGCATCTTCGGCATGACGCTGGTTCATCAGGGTCGAGTGCCTGAAGGTCTGGCGGCCGCGCGGCGCGCCATCGAACTTGCGCCCGGCAACTCCGCCATGCACAGCACGCTCGGGGTTCTGCTGCTCGACGTCGGTTTCGTGGCCGACGCGGAGCAGGCTTTCCGCGCCGCACTGGAAAAGGATCCCAAAGACCCCATCGCGGCCAACAACTTTCTGTTCACGCTGTCGCACAACCCCGAGGTCGACCCCGATACGCTGTTCGCCGAGCACACCCGTTTCGCGCGCCGCCATGAGGATCCGGTGCGCGCGCAATGGCCGCGTCACGTGAACAAACGTTCGCCCGAGCGCAAGCTGAAGATCGGCCTCGTTTCCGGCGACCTGTTTCGCCACGCGGTTGCGTCATACCTCCTGCCGATCATGGAGCATCTGGCCAAAGATCCGACGCTGTCCCTGCATGTGTACAACAACCACATTGCCGAAGACAGCTACACGCAGATGCTGCGCAACTGCGCGGACGAATGGCAACAGATCACCGGTATGCCGGACGCCCAACTGGCCAACAAGATCCGCGACGAGCGCATCGATATCCTGTTCGACCTGTCCGGCCATACCGGCCGCAACCGTCTGCTGACGTTCGCGCGTAAGCCCGCGCCGATTCAGGTTACCTGGATGGGTTACCCGGGCACCACGGGCCTGAGCGCCATGGACTACTACCTGGTCGACAAGCACGGCGTGCCGTTCGGGCCGGCCGAGCAGATGTTCACCGAAAAGGTTGTCCACCTGCCGTCGAGCGCGACCTTCCTGCCCGAGAAAAGCGCGCCGCCGGTCAATATTCTGCCGGCCATGCATAACGGCTACGTCACATTCGGCAGCTTCAACCGCCTGAATAAACTGCGCCCCGACGTGATCGCCCTGTGGGCCGAACTGCTGCGCGCACTACCGACCGCCAGAATGTTGCTGGGCGCGATTGCGACCAGCGAAGACGAACAGTTGCTGACCGACTGGTTCGCCAGCGAAGGCATCGAGCGCGAGCGTCTGATGTTCCGGCGCCGTTCGAGCATTCCGGTCTATCTGCAACAGCACTTCCACGTCGACATCTGTCTCGACACCTTTCCGTACACCGGCTCGACCACGGTGCTGAACTCCTTGTGGATGGGGGTGCCGACGCTGACGATCGCCGGCAATACGCTCGCGAGCCGGGCCGGCACCACCTGGATGTCGCATGTCGGACTGGACGATTTCGTCGTGGAGAAAAAAGAAGCGTTCGTCGCACGAGGCGTGGCATTGGCCTCGGACATTCCCGCGCTCGCGGCCATCAGATCGGGCTTGCGCGAACGCTGTGCCGCTTCGGCGGCGTTCCGCCCCGAAGTCGTAGCCGCAGGGGTATCCCGCGCGCTGCGGATCATGTGGCGACGCTGGTGCGCGGGCGAGCCGGCTGCCGCATTCGAAGTGTCGATGGAAGACGTGGCTGGCGCCGCGATTGAAACGCCCATCGAGTCCGACACAGGGGAAGCCAAGTGA
- a CDS encoding DNA-3-methyladenine glycosylase I: MTQRCNWVSSEALAHYHDTEWGVPSRDDQHLFELLVLEGAQAGLSWSTILNKRAGYRRAFANFDIDKVARFTPKHVDALVLDESIVRHRGKIESAITNARAVQQIQAEHGSLANFVWSFVDQTPIQNDWASYKHAPASTEISDALSKGLKRYGCKFVGSTICYAFMQAVGMVNDHEASCMCRARCAALGKKGRNRKAG; this comes from the coding sequence GTGACACAGCGATGCAACTGGGTATCGAGCGAAGCGCTCGCACACTACCACGACACCGAGTGGGGCGTGCCCTCGCGCGACGATCAGCATTTGTTCGAACTGCTTGTGCTGGAAGGTGCGCAGGCGGGTCTGTCATGGTCGACGATTCTCAACAAACGCGCTGGCTATCGTCGCGCCTTCGCCAACTTCGACATCGATAAGGTCGCGCGCTTTACGCCCAAGCATGTCGATGCGCTGGTGCTGGACGAAAGCATTGTGCGCCATCGCGGCAAGATCGAGTCGGCCATTACCAACGCGCGCGCCGTGCAGCAGATTCAGGCCGAACACGGCTCGCTCGCCAACTTCGTATGGTCGTTCGTCGATCAGACGCCGATCCAGAACGATTGGGCGTCGTATAAACACGCGCCTGCATCGACCGAAATCTCGGATGCGCTCAGCAAAGGGCTAAAGCGCTACGGCTGCAAGTTCGTCGGCTCGACGATCTGCTACGCGTTTATGCAGGCAGTCGGCATGGTGAACGACCACGAGGCGAGTTGCATGTGCCGCGCGCGATGCGCGGCGCTTGGCAAGAAGGGTCGCAATCGCAAAGCCGGCTGA
- a CDS encoding aldo/keto reductase: MQKRRIGRSELEVAPLMFGGNVFGWTADEATSFSILDAFVDAGLNFIDTADVYSAWAPGNEGGESETIIGKWFRQSGKRDRIVLATKVSKHPQRKGLSAANIRAAVEDSLRRLQTDYIDVYFSHDDDTETPLAETLGAYQRLIESGKVRVIGASNYSGARVEEALAVSRQHGLPEYQLLQPEYNLYDRAEYERDTEPVALANQLSVVVYWSLASGFLSGKYRSQADLANKARGSRVEKYLNERGLRILDALDRVAARHGSTPATIALAWLIARPSVTAPIASATSVDQLRNLAAAVHLMLTGADIRELDEASA, translated from the coding sequence ATGCAAAAGCGCCGGATTGGACGTTCCGAATTAGAGGTCGCGCCGCTTATGTTCGGCGGCAATGTATTTGGCTGGACTGCCGATGAAGCGACCTCCTTTTCGATCCTGGATGCATTTGTCGATGCGGGGCTCAACTTCATCGATACCGCCGACGTCTATTCCGCGTGGGCGCCCGGTAACGAGGGTGGCGAATCGGAAACCATCATCGGCAAGTGGTTCAGGCAGAGCGGCAAGCGCGACAGGATCGTGCTCGCCACCAAGGTTTCCAAGCACCCGCAGCGCAAGGGCCTGTCGGCGGCGAACATTCGGGCGGCGGTGGAGGATTCGCTGCGGCGCCTGCAGACCGATTACATCGACGTCTATTTTTCTCACGACGACGACACCGAAACGCCTTTGGCCGAAACCCTCGGCGCGTATCAGAGGCTGATCGAGTCGGGCAAGGTGCGGGTGATCGGCGCGTCGAACTACAGTGGCGCGCGCGTCGAGGAAGCGCTCGCCGTGTCCCGCCAGCACGGGCTGCCCGAGTACCAGTTGTTGCAGCCGGAGTACAACCTGTACGACCGCGCGGAGTATGAGCGCGACACCGAGCCGGTGGCGCTCGCCAATCAACTCAGCGTCGTGGTGTACTGGAGCCTTGCCAGCGGCTTTCTGTCAGGAAAATACCGTTCGCAGGCTGATCTGGCCAACAAGGCGCGCGGCAGCCGGGTCGAGAAGTACCTGAACGAACGCGGTCTGCGGATTCTGGATGCGCTCGATCGGGTCGCCGCCCGGCACGGCAGCACGCCCGCCACGATCGCGCTGGCATGGCTGATTGCCCGCCCGAGTGTAACGGCCCCAATTGCCAGTGCAACCTCGGTCGACCAGCTCAGAAACCTCGCCGCCGCTGTCCATCTGATGCTGACCGGCGCCGATATTCGCGAACTGGACGAGGCGAGTGCCTGA
- a CDS encoding PXPV repeat protein — MKRIVTHLLVAAGLAAGACGVAQAHTDLSIGLSLGAPVYAQPAPVYAAPQPVYYGNGGWDHRYDRGGYYRDDHRDNRGWDRNDRRWGHDDRGDRRDGWHG; from the coding sequence ATGAAACGCATCGTCACTCACTTGCTGGTTGCTGCCGGACTCGCGGCGGGCGCATGCGGTGTCGCGCAAGCGCATACGGATCTGAGTATCGGCCTGTCGCTCGGCGCACCGGTTTATGCCCAACCTGCACCTGTCTATGCAGCGCCGCAGCCGGTGTACTACGGCAACGGCGGCTGGGACCATCGCTACGACCGCGGCGGCTATTATCGCGACGACCATCGGGATAACCGCGGCTGGGATCGCAACGACCGCCGCTGGGGTCATGATGACCGTGGCGATCGCCGTGACGGATGGCACGGCTGA
- a CDS encoding BadF/BadG/BcrA/BcrD ATPase family protein, whose translation MNKDLFLIGVDGGGSGTRVVLADAQGRELAQAASGPSGLGLGVERAWQAIGAGCADAFARIGVPLDWACCVLGCGLAGVNNRDWLAAFRAQAPAVAGLAVESDVYTTLLGAHGGAQGVVVALGTGSQAAVLDAHGECRVAGGFGYPSGDEASGAWLGLRGVVHAQQALDGRGPNDDLAQALLTHTGAHDRDSLVVWLCEANQTAYARLAPIVIAHRAHPFAARLLGEAGVDVGKMIAALDPSATLPVALCGGLGAPLREYVPRIYQARLREPLADSAHGGLQLAQREAARIGG comes from the coding sequence ATGAATAAAGATCTCTTTCTGATCGGCGTTGACGGCGGCGGCAGCGGTACGCGGGTCGTACTCGCCGACGCGCAGGGCCGTGAACTGGCTCAGGCGGCAAGCGGGCCCTCGGGTTTGGGCCTCGGCGTGGAGCGCGCGTGGCAGGCCATTGGCGCCGGCTGCGCCGACGCATTCGCACGCATCGGCGTGCCGCTGGACTGGGCGTGCTGCGTACTCGGTTGCGGGTTGGCAGGAGTCAATAATCGTGACTGGCTGGCCGCGTTTCGCGCGCAGGCGCCGGCGGTAGCCGGGCTCGCGGTGGAAAGCGATGTGTACACCACCTTGCTGGGTGCGCACGGCGGCGCACAGGGCGTGGTTGTTGCGCTCGGCACCGGCAGTCAGGCGGCTGTGCTTGACGCCCATGGCGAATGCCGGGTCGCCGGCGGCTTCGGTTACCCGTCGGGCGACGAAGCGAGCGGCGCCTGGCTTGGGCTACGGGGCGTCGTACACGCGCAGCAGGCGCTCGATGGGCGCGGGCCCAACGACGATCTGGCGCAGGCGCTGCTCACCCACACCGGTGCGCATGACCGCGACAGTCTGGTGGTCTGGCTGTGCGAAGCCAATCAGACCGCCTATGCAAGGCTCGCGCCGATTGTCATTGCGCACCGCGCGCATCCGTTCGCGGCGCGCTTGCTAGGCGAAGCCGGCGTGGACGTGGGCAAGATGATTGCCGCGCTCGACCCTTCGGCCACCCTGCCGGTTGCGCTGTGCGGCGGTCTCGGCGCCCCCTTGCGCGAGTACGTGCCTCGGATCTATCAAGCCCGTTTGCGCGAGCCGTTGGCGGACTCGGCGCACGGCGGTTTGCAATTGGCGCAGCGCGAAGCGGCTCGCATCGGCGGTTGA
- a CDS encoding flagellin codes for MLGINSNINSLVAQQNLNGSQSALSQAITRLSSGKRINSAADDAAGLAISTRMQTQINGLNQGVSNANDGVSMIQTASSALSSLTSSLQRIRQLAVQASTGSLSSSDQAALQKEVAAQISEVNRIASQTTYNGTNILDGSAGNVTFQVGANVGQTISLNLSQSMSAAQIGGGLVQTGATVGTVAISTDSTGTYTSTGATITSVNVLSDGKGGYTFTDQNNQAISSGAVANIFSAGATTGTGVAITNLTLNTTLATAMGATASGVATAAVAQINAINSPPTVSNLDISTVTGANEAMVSIDNALQTVNNLQASLGAAQNRFTAIATAQQAESTDLSSAQSQITDANFAQETANLSKAQVLQQAGISVLAQANSNPQQVLKLLQ; via the coding sequence ATGCTCGGAATCAATAGCAACATCAACTCGCTGGTTGCACAGCAAAACCTTAATGGCTCGCAAAGCGCCCTTTCGCAAGCCATCACCCGCCTGTCGTCGGGCAAGCGCATCAACAGCGCGGCTGACGATGCAGCAGGTCTGGCAATCTCGACGCGTATGCAAACGCAGATCAACGGCCTGAACCAAGGCGTGTCGAATGCGAATGACGGCGTGTCGATGATCCAAACCGCATCGAGCGCACTGTCGTCGCTGACCTCCAGCCTGCAACGTATCCGTCAGCTGGCCGTGCAAGCATCGACCGGTTCGCTGTCGTCGAGCGACCAAGCAGCTCTGCAGAAGGAAGTCGCAGCGCAGATCTCGGAAGTGAACCGTATCGCGTCGCAAACGACGTACAACGGCACGAACATTCTGGACGGCTCGGCAGGTAACGTGACGTTCCAGGTCGGCGCGAACGTTGGCCAGACCATCAGCCTGAACCTGAGCCAGTCGATGTCGGCTGCGCAAATCGGCGGCGGTCTGGTGCAAACGGGCGCAACGGTCGGCACGGTTGCTATCAGCACCGATTCGACCGGCACGTACACCAGCACGGGCGCGACGATCACGTCGGTCAACGTGCTGTCGGACGGCAAGGGCGGCTACACCTTCACCGACCAGAACAACCAGGCTATCTCGTCGGGCGCGGTTGCCAACATCTTCTCGGCTGGCGCGACGACGGGTACGGGCGTGGCAATCACCAACCTGACGCTGAACACCACGCTGGCCACGGCGATGGGCGCAACCGCCTCGGGTGTTGCAACCGCAGCGGTCGCCCAGATCAACGCGATCAACAGCCCGCCGACGGTTTCGAACCTCGACATCAGCACGGTCACCGGCGCGAACGAAGCAATGGTCTCCATCGACAACGCACTGCAGACCGTCAACAACCTGCAGGCTTCGCTGGGTGCCGCGCAAAACCGCTTCACCGCGATCGCAACGGCGCAGCAAGCTGAGTCGACCGACCTGTCGTCGGCACAATCGCAAATCACGGACGCCAACTTCGCACAAGAAACGGCGAACCTGAGCAAGGCGCAAGTGCTGCAACAAGCGGGTATCTCGGTGTTGGCGCAAGCTAACTCGAACCCGCAGCAAGTTCTGAAGCTCCTGCAATAA
- the fliD gene encoding flagellar filament capping protein FliD — translation MSSISTTSTAASTAAANSAVQSAAQSIISGSTGNSSLDVSTLVTALVNAKTAGQTSALTAQQTTDNTTLSAYGALSSALSALQSGITNLANGTTLSTFSATASGSGLTATAGAGAVAGSYSVAVTQIASSQALSSAAFGATTQLGTGTLTVSLGGKSMDISVDSTNNTLSGIASAINASSSNPGVTATIVTGTDGAHLVLRAANTGAANVINVSTSNITSDTGLSSLGVTSTASTTGGQSSITSANSSSAWTQSAAAQDAEFTVGGIAASSSSNSVTSAIAGVTMNLTSASAGTTQTLNIAADTSSQSTAINNFVSLYNTVVTTMATLTSFSAGASSQGPLLGDSTLQTIKNTLATIVGGSVGSGSTGTTLASIGITLKDDPADGTMVVDNTKLSTALTADPATVASVFNSTNGIAEQLNSSITTFTQTGGIIDTRNTALNADLKSITTQQTALADYTAQLTSQYQAQFTALNTLMATMNNNSQYLTALFGGTNSAGALATNKG, via the coding sequence ATGTCCTCGATCTCAACCACGTCTACTGCTGCGTCGACCGCCGCCGCCAACTCGGCGGTGCAGTCGGCCGCTCAATCGATCATCAGCGGTTCGACCGGCAATTCGTCGCTGGACGTGTCGACGCTCGTTACGGCACTCGTAAATGCGAAGACCGCAGGACAAACCTCGGCTCTGACGGCACAACAAACCACGGACAACACCACCCTGTCCGCATACGGCGCACTGAGTTCGGCGTTGAGCGCGCTGCAGTCGGGCATCACGAACCTCGCCAACGGCACGACGCTGTCGACTTTCTCGGCAACCGCGAGCGGCAGCGGCCTGACGGCGACGGCAGGTGCGGGGGCCGTGGCCGGCAGCTATTCAGTCGCGGTAACGCAGATCGCCAGCTCGCAGGCATTGTCCTCCGCGGCCTTTGGCGCCACGACGCAACTGGGCACCGGCACGCTGACGGTTTCCCTCGGCGGCAAGTCGATGGACATCAGCGTCGACAGCACCAACAACACGCTCTCCGGCATCGCTTCCGCGATCAACGCCAGCAGCAGCAACCCCGGCGTCACGGCGACCATCGTGACCGGCACGGACGGCGCCCACCTCGTGTTGCGCGCGGCGAACACGGGTGCTGCCAACGTCATTAACGTCTCGACCAGCAACATCACCTCCGACACCGGCCTGTCGAGCCTCGGCGTAACCTCGACCGCCAGCACCACCGGCGGCCAGTCGTCGATCACGTCGGCGAATTCGAGCAGCGCCTGGACGCAAAGCGCGGCCGCGCAGGACGCGGAATTCACGGTCGGCGGGATCGCGGCCAGCAGTTCGAGCAACTCCGTGACGAGCGCCATCGCCGGTGTCACGATGAACCTGACGTCGGCGTCCGCAGGCACCACGCAGACACTGAACATTGCAGCCGACACCTCGTCGCAGAGCACCGCGATCAACAACTTCGTCAGCCTTTACAACACCGTCGTCACGACGATGGCTACGCTCACGTCGTTCAGCGCCGGGGCGTCGTCACAAGGCCCGCTGCTGGGCGACTCGACACTGCAGACGATCAAGAACACGCTGGCCACGATCGTGGGCGGTTCGGTGGGCTCGGGCAGCACCGGCACCACGCTGGCATCGATCGGCATCACGTTGAAGGACGATCCGGCGGACGGCACGATGGTGGTCGACAACACGAAGCTGAGCACCGCGCTGACCGCCGATCCGGCAACGGTTGCCTCGGTCTTCAACTCGACCAACGGCATCGCCGAACAGTTGAACAGCAGCATCACCACCTTCACGCAGACCGGCGGCATCATCGATACGCGCAACACCGCGCTGAACGCCGACCTGAAGAGCATCACCACGCAGCAAACAGCGCTCGCCGACTACACCGCGCAATTGACGAGCCAGTATCAGGCGCAGTTCACCGCCCTGAACACGCTGATGGCGACGATGAACAACAATTCGCAGTACCTGACCGCCCTGTTCGGCGGCACCAACAGCGCCGGCGCACTGGCGACCAACAAGGGCTAA
- the rpsU gene encoding 30S ribosomal protein S21 — protein MTTILLKENEPFEVAIRRFRRAIEKNGLIAELRERQSYEKPTTARKRKKAAAVKRLHKRLRSQMLPKKLH, from the coding sequence ATGACGACGATTCTTCTGAAAGAAAACGAGCCGTTCGAAGTGGCGATTCGCCGCTTTCGTCGCGCAATCGAAAAGAATGGCCTGATCGCTGAACTGCGTGAGCGTCAATCGTACGAAAAGCCGACCACGGCACGTAAGCGCAAGAAGGCTGCTGCTGTGAAGCGCCTGCACAAGCGCCTGCGCAGCCAGATGCTGCCGAAAAAGCTGCACTAA
- a CDS encoding Cof-type HAD-IIB family hydrolase: protein MYKVIATDLDGTLLNADHQVDPFTIATVRKLESDGLHFVIATGRHYCDVAGIRDLLGIKPYLITSNGARIHAPDNTVIHADDLPPAIVQRLVQPEIAGAHGRVIVNLFADQAWLIDRDAPDLLKFHQDSGFTYEVTDLPNHDGVDIAKALYIGDPADLAQVSANLAREFGDALYVTYSLPDCLEVMTSNVSKGRALQIVLERLGVDASQCVAFGDNMNDIDLLETAGHPFMMNNANPDLITRLPHVPRIGNNFEAGVAQHLRKLFSLDDELTS, encoded by the coding sequence ATGTACAAAGTCATTGCCACGGATCTTGACGGCACGCTGCTCAACGCCGATCACCAGGTGGATCCGTTCACGATCGCCACCGTGCGTAAGCTTGAAAGCGATGGGCTGCACTTCGTGATCGCCACGGGGCGCCACTACTGCGACGTCGCGGGCATTCGCGACCTGCTGGGCATCAAGCCGTATCTGATCACGTCGAACGGCGCTCGCATTCACGCACCGGACAACACGGTGATCCACGCCGATGACCTGCCGCCGGCCATCGTGCAGCGGTTGGTGCAGCCGGAAATCGCCGGCGCGCACGGTCGCGTGATCGTCAACCTGTTCGCCGACCAGGCGTGGTTGATCGACCGGGATGCACCCGACCTGCTCAAATTCCATCAGGATTCGGGCTTCACCTACGAGGTCACCGATCTGCCGAATCATGACGGCGTCGACATCGCCAAGGCCCTCTATATCGGGGACCCCGCCGATCTCGCGCAAGTCTCGGCCAACCTGGCGCGCGAATTCGGCGACGCGCTGTACGTCACCTATTCGCTGCCGGACTGCCTGGAGGTGATGACGTCGAACGTCTCGAAGGGGCGTGCCTTGCAGATCGTGCTCGAGCGCCTCGGCGTCGACGCTTCGCAGTGTGTGGCCTTTGGCGACAACATGAACGATATCGACCTGCTGGAGACAGCCGGCCATCCGTTCATGATGAACAACGCCAATCCTGATCTCATCACGCGTCTACCGCACGTGCCGCGCATCGGCAACAACTTCGAAGCGGGCGTCGCACAGCACTTGCGCAAACTTTTCTCGCTCGACGACGAGCTGACGTCCTGA
- a CDS encoding flagellar protein FliT, with protein sequence MNPIEMNQTELVERLLSITREIEQAASLADWPEAARLTEARSPLLMSLSADQDPAALQMIRRIQAIDEALLADAKTTQDELHTEFEAAIGRTRAAGQYQRIARL encoded by the coding sequence ATGAACCCGATCGAGATGAACCAGACGGAGTTGGTTGAACGCCTGCTGTCGATCACACGGGAAATCGAACAGGCGGCCTCGCTCGCCGACTGGCCGGAAGCGGCTCGCCTGACCGAAGCGCGCTCGCCGCTCCTGATGTCGCTGTCGGCGGATCAGGACCCGGCCGCGCTGCAGATGATCCGCCGGATCCAGGCCATCGACGAAGCACTGCTCGCCGATGCGAAAACCACCCAGGACGAACTGCACACCGAGTTCGAAGCCGCGATCGGGCGTACCAGGGCCGCCGGCCAGTATCAGCGGATCGCCCGGCTGTAA